A section of the Dehalobacter sp. DCM genome encodes:
- a CDS encoding 3-isopropylmalate dehydratase small subunit, with protein MGKAWKFGHDIDTDVIIPARYMNRFEPEHLAAHCMEDADTAFAANVQAGDMIIGGKNFGCGSSREHAPLAIKAAGIKAVIAESYARIFYRNALNIGLPILESPEAVQGIDAGDDVDVDLETSTIKNITKGTTFQAIPFPPFMQELIKAGGLVPYVKEKKKNA; from the coding sequence TTGGCCATGATATTGACACTGACGTGATTATTCCTGCACGCTATATGAATCGTTTTGAACCGGAACATTTAGCGGCCCACTGTATGGAGGATGCCGATACGGCATTCGCAGCCAATGTTCAAGCAGGCGATATGATCATCGGCGGTAAGAATTTTGGTTGCGGCTCTTCCCGCGAGCATGCACCGTTGGCGATTAAAGCTGCCGGAATCAAAGCGGTGATCGCTGAGTCATATGCCCGTATCTTCTATCGGAATGCCCTCAATATTGGCCTGCCGATCCTGGAGTCGCCTGAGGCGGTCCAGGGAATCGATGCAGGGGATGACGTTGATGTCGATCTGGAGACAAGTACCATCAAGAATATCACCAAAGGAACAACGTTCCAGGCGATACCTTTTCCGCCGTTTATGCAGGAATTGATTAAAGCCGGTGGACTTGTGCCCTACGTAAAGGAGAAAAAAAAGAATGCCTAA